A window from SAR324 cluster bacterium encodes these proteins:
- a CDS encoding phytanoyl-CoA dioxygenase family protein produces the protein MTGFDYSLISPHEVYFFDLNGYIVLKNALGTEEVKALNQCIDSIPEQEPGTFCGNVHFHDYKDDGQSGLNLQQIYEAGEPFERLIDHPAWIEHMKLFVGGQGTFDHAHGPLFIDENFVNLRGSGKAIGMHSGGYPSILRNQYRFHGGRFMCGQVNALIALTNIGPGDGGTVLVPGSHKSNFEHPDLKKVAMRTEGFGDLIEGAIEIQMAAGDVLVFVDGLCHGSAKRSNTGIRRIAVYRYGPSWGNFRHQYRPSKELLKRLTPKRRQMVAPYTMWDSEFNQPEKTHA, from the coding sequence ATGACAGGATTCGATTACAGCTTAATTTCTCCTCACGAGGTTTATTTCTTTGACCTCAACGGGTATATCGTTCTGAAAAATGCGTTGGGCACTGAAGAAGTGAAGGCGCTAAATCAATGCATTGATTCAATTCCTGAACAAGAACCCGGAACATTTTGCGGAAACGTACATTTCCACGACTACAAAGATGATGGGCAGTCTGGTCTGAATCTGCAGCAAATCTATGAAGCCGGAGAACCCTTTGAGAGGTTGATAGATCATCCTGCTTGGATTGAACACATGAAGTTGTTTGTAGGAGGACAAGGAACATTTGATCATGCCCATGGACCATTATTCATTGATGAGAATTTTGTAAATTTGCGGGGTAGCGGCAAAGCAATCGGGATGCATTCGGGTGGCTATCCATCGATCCTCAGAAATCAATATCGCTTTCATGGGGGGCGCTTCATGTGTGGTCAAGTGAACGCACTGATTGCTCTGACAAATATAGGCCCAGGTGATGGTGGAACTGTCCTTGTTCCTGGCAGCCACAAATCCAATTTTGAGCATCCAGATTTAAAGAAAGTGGCAATGCGTACCGAAGGTTTCGGTGATTTGATCGAAGGAGCGATCGAGATCCAGATGGCAGCAGGAGATGTGCTGGTTTTTGTAGATGGACTCTGTCATGGTTCAGCCAAGCGCAGCAACACAGGCATTCGACGAATTGCTGTTTATCGATACGGACCCTCCTGGGGGAATTTCCGACACCAGTACCGGCCCTCAAAGGAACTGTTGAAACGACTCACGCCAAAACGCCGGCAAATGGTAGCGCCCTATACAATGTGGGATTCTGAATTCAATCAGCCTGAAAAGACTCATGCCTGA
- a CDS encoding phytanoyl-CoA dioxygenase family protein yields MPEIPTKDVGRSPDSGYLPNLNPAISPTSSNKTFSLTPAERIHLDIYGYVVLDKVLSGAEVDVLVETILQFEQDYQRDKVPPKSHMFFTSTTWDFFRIDNLPHLASCFRDYVTNPKIVGLAEDAVGGSVRLEQSDAHIRRRDLSLPISENYGWHRGFDPAFSYRSKGLFHCPFVKCLTNLTDLGPDDGGTTVIAGSHKMVDISEKLLIEAVKERPELQHQVVAPAGSTLLFFESTIHAGGINQSGKDRLLILGGYTPDFFQPWFDYEPNPDFLGTLSAEEKPFYTGSRKYHWCKMNRDLTNPKV; encoded by the coding sequence ATGCCTGAAATACCCACCAAAGATGTTGGTCGTTCGCCTGACAGTGGATACTTGCCAAATCTAAATCCTGCAATCTCACCAACATCTTCCAACAAAACCTTTTCACTAACTCCTGCTGAACGGATACATCTCGATATCTACGGTTATGTTGTTTTAGATAAGGTACTTTCTGGGGCCGAGGTTGATGTTCTGGTGGAGACAATTCTTCAGTTTGAGCAGGATTATCAACGGGACAAAGTACCTCCCAAGTCTCATATGTTCTTTACCTCAACTACTTGGGATTTCTTCCGGATTGACAATCTCCCCCATCTTGCTTCATGTTTCCGCGACTATGTTACGAACCCAAAGATCGTAGGACTTGCTGAGGATGCAGTGGGTGGCAGCGTACGACTAGAGCAGTCAGATGCCCACATTCGCAGGCGAGACCTGAGTCTACCGATCTCAGAGAACTATGGGTGGCATCGAGGATTCGATCCCGCTTTCAGTTATCGTAGCAAGGGGTTGTTCCACTGCCCGTTTGTGAAATGCCTGACAAACCTGACTGATCTGGGTCCAGATGACGGAGGGACAACTGTGATCGCCGGCAGTCACAAGATGGTGGATATTTCGGAGAAATTGCTGATTGAAGCTGTCAAGGAAAGACCTGAGTTGCAACATCAAGTTGTCGCTCCAGCAGGTTCGACCTTACTTTTTTTCGAATCAACGATTCATGCAGGTGGGATCAATCAATCTGGGAAAGATCGCTTGCTGATTCTAGGTGGATACACACCGGATTTCTTTCAGCCTTGGTTTGATTATGAGCCTAATCCTGATTTTTTGGGGACCCTTTCCGCTGAGGAAAAGCCTTTTTACACTGGCAGCCGCAAGTACCATTGGTGCAAAATGAACAGAGATTTAACGAACCCCAAGGTTTAA
- a CDS encoding alpha-glucosidase/alpha-galactosidase: MRIAFIGAGSVGFTQKLVRDILTVSELQETEFSLQDISKDNLEMVKKLLEKDISANGLSAKVLSTTDRAEALAGAKYVINCSRIGGLEAFRHDIEIPLKYGVDQCVGDTVCAGGILYGQRSIPAILDFCEDIRSYAETDALFLNYANPMAMNTWAALDYGKVNTIGLCHGVQGGAKLISEVLGAEDPNDLEYVCSGINHMTWYIQLKLRGRSIERAELLEAFRKHPKYSNQEKVRIDVLERFGVFSTESNGHLSEYLPWYRKRPEEINSWIDLSDWIHGETGGYLRVCTERRNWFEDDFPRWLDQAGLPLEQYERSTEHCSYIIEAQETGRVYRGHFNTKNNGVIKNLPDECIIESTGFVDLFGMHMASGIELPMGCASACRTSIDVQRMSVEAAMKGDVELLKLAVLHDPLVGAVCSPEEVWAMVDEMLIAQAQWLPQYEEAIEPARQRLSKNTVKTRTWAGAARKKVRNVAELKEDVHASLMVEDDAFQP; the protein is encoded by the coding sequence ATGCGAATCGCTTTTATTGGTGCAGGCAGCGTAGGCTTCACTCAGAAATTAGTTCGGGACATTCTTACTGTTTCAGAACTACAAGAGACGGAATTCTCACTTCAGGATATCTCAAAAGACAATCTTGAGATGGTGAAAAAACTGCTCGAAAAGGATATTTCTGCTAATGGATTATCAGCAAAGGTCTTGTCCACTACAGATCGAGCAGAGGCACTAGCTGGGGCAAAGTATGTCATCAACTGCTCTAGAATCGGTGGCTTGGAAGCCTTCCGACATGATATTGAAATCCCGTTGAAATATGGAGTGGATCAGTGTGTTGGAGACACAGTTTGTGCCGGTGGAATCCTTTACGGACAGCGAAGCATCCCTGCAATTCTTGATTTTTGTGAGGACATTCGCAGCTATGCTGAGACCGACGCCCTCTTCCTAAATTACGCCAACCCAATGGCGATGAACACTTGGGCCGCCTTAGATTATGGGAAGGTCAACACGATTGGCCTCTGTCATGGAGTGCAAGGAGGGGCAAAGCTCATCTCAGAGGTACTTGGTGCAGAAGATCCAAATGACTTGGAATATGTCTGCAGCGGGATCAACCATATGACCTGGTATATCCAACTCAAACTTCGCGGTCGTAGCATTGAAAGAGCAGAACTACTTGAGGCGTTCCGCAAACATCCAAAGTACTCAAACCAAGAAAAAGTAAGAATTGATGTTCTCGAGCGATTCGGAGTGTTTTCGACGGAAAGCAATGGACATCTAAGCGAGTATCTTCCCTGGTATCGAAAACGACCTGAAGAAATCAATTCATGGATTGACTTATCAGACTGGATTCATGGGGAAACTGGAGGTTACTTAAGGGTTTGTACAGAACGTCGAAACTGGTTTGAAGATGATTTTCCAAGATGGTTGGACCAAGCAGGATTGCCCTTGGAACAATACGAGCGTTCAACAGAACACTGCAGTTACATTATCGAGGCTCAAGAAACTGGTAGAGTTTATAGGGGACACTTCAACACCAAAAACAATGGTGTGATCAAAAATTTACCGGATGAATGCATCATTGAATCGACCGGATTCGTGGACCTCTTCGGTATGCACATGGCTTCAGGGATTGAATTGCCGATGGGTTGTGCCTCTGCCTGCAGAACTTCGATTGACGTCCAGCGAATGTCAGTTGAAGCTGCAATGAAGGGCGATGTGGAGTTACTCAAGCTGGCTGTGCTGCACGATCCCCTGGTTGGGGCTGTTTGTTCACCAGAAGAAGTTTGGGCTATGGTTGATGAAATGTTGATCGCTCAAGCTCAATGGCTACCTCAATACGAGGAGGCGATTGAACCGGCCCGACAAAGACTCTCAAAGAACACTGTCAAAACCCGAACCTGGGCGGGAGCAGCCCGCAAAAAGGTTCGTAATGTTGCTGAACTGAAAGAGGATGTCCACGCCAGCCTGATGGTCGAGGACGACGCATTTCAGCCCTAA